A single region of the Streptomyces sp. AM 4-1-1 genome encodes:
- a CDS encoding ATP-binding protein produces MSQLRAPEARTERREGGRHGRPGARALAPAPPTPGAARTSPESRIRPRLLRSALLPTVAAALSGAVAVAVTVRATEIRPSEELWITLGACGASAVAAVVAAFLGANRTATAVFGRCLALRRSSAHGQAEVGRLMERLRKGETVPARPPAEPAAPGGDAFDLLAHEMARSHETALAAITEASLPSGGDAARGDGDAHRVEVFVNLARRLQSLVHREIQLLDELEHEVEDPDLLKGLFHVDHLATRIRRHAENLAVLGGAVSRRQWSNPVSTTEILRSAIAEVEQYPRVKLVPPIDGTLRGHAVADVIHLLAELVENATVFSSPHTQVLLRAQRVTAGLALEVEDRGLGLPVHEQKRMNALLADPDQVDVAHLLQDGRIGLFVVASLAHRHGIAVRLQSNIYGGTQAVLVLPQALLGPDEDIAPTPQPPQRTHQSPAHQQQAPTQQAHRQEGRQAPAPSRQQQPTPEAEVPTANPRQRLDHPPRQRSAEDRPPPSVRPPEDTPTTALAETGGAGGDPTRPLLPRRTTQEHLAPQLRVPPVPRTEDAYAPHDPGLMAAFQRGVGLAESQIDGPDQPDRGPGSDRSPGLDAPDRTSWPDRGIEGDRDGQEARHRRQARPVPTEWTGRTAQDGLDDRSVPAAPIGPAAPTASAVPAAPGGDLPPAPLPVRGRTPGSTWPLPLTDPHQDPRDEDPFKE; encoded by the coding sequence ATGTCACAACTACGCGCGCCCGAAGCGCGCACGGAACGCCGGGAGGGCGGGCGTCACGGCCGACCGGGCGCCCGTGCCCTCGCACCGGCTCCCCCCACGCCGGGTGCCGCTCGGACATCGCCCGAATCGCGGATACGCCCCCGGCTGCTGCGAAGCGCGCTGCTGCCGACCGTCGCCGCGGCGCTGAGCGGCGCCGTCGCCGTCGCCGTCACCGTCCGGGCCACCGAGATCCGCCCCTCCGAGGAACTGTGGATCACCCTCGGCGCGTGCGGGGCGTCGGCGGTCGCCGCCGTGGTCGCGGCCTTCCTCGGTGCCAACCGGACGGCGACCGCCGTCTTCGGACGCTGCCTGGCGCTTCGTCGCTCCAGTGCCCACGGACAGGCCGAAGTGGGGCGTCTCATGGAGCGGTTGCGCAAGGGAGAGACGGTGCCCGCCCGGCCGCCGGCCGAGCCCGCGGCCCCCGGTGGAGACGCCTTCGACCTGCTCGCACACGAAATGGCGCGCTCGCACGAGACGGCCCTGGCGGCGATCACCGAGGCGTCCCTGCCGTCCGGTGGTGACGCGGCACGGGGCGACGGGGACGCGCACCGGGTCGAGGTCTTCGTCAACCTCGCCCGACGTCTGCAGTCGCTCGTGCACCGCGAGATCCAGCTGCTCGACGAGCTGGAGCACGAGGTGGAGGATCCCGATCTGCTCAAGGGCCTCTTCCACGTCGACCACCTGGCCACCCGCATCCGCAGGCACGCGGAGAACCTCGCGGTCCTCGGCGGAGCGGTCTCCCGGCGGCAGTGGAGCAATCCGGTCAGCACGACGGAGATCCTGCGCTCGGCGATCGCGGAGGTCGAGCAGTACCCCAGGGTCAAGCTGGTGCCGCCGATCGACGGCACGCTGCGTGGACACGCCGTCGCCGACGTGATCCACCTGCTGGCCGAACTGGTGGAGAACGCGACCGTGTTCTCCTCGCCGCACACCCAGGTGCTGCTGCGCGCCCAGCGCGTCACGGCCGGGCTGGCCCTGGAGGTCGAGGACCGCGGCCTCGGTCTGCCGGTCCATGAGCAGAAGCGGATGAACGCCCTGCTCGCCGATCCCGACCAGGTCGACGTCGCGCATCTGCTCCAGGACGGCCGGATCGGTCTCTTCGTCGTCGCGTCACTGGCACACCGCCATGGCATCGCGGTCCGGTTGCAGAGCAACATCTACGGCGGTACGCAGGCCGTGCTGGTCCTGCCACAGGCCCTGCTCGGCCCGGACGAGGACATCGCACCCACCCCTCAGCCACCGCAGCGGACGCATCAGTCACCCGCTCATCAGCAACAAGCACCGACACAGCAGGCGCACCGCCAAGAGGGCCGTCAGGCACCAGCACCGTCGCGACAACAGCAGCCGACGCCGGAAGCGGAAGTACCAACCGCGAACCCACGGCAGCGGCTCGACCATCCCCCGCGGCAGCGGAGCGCCGAGGACCGGCCCCCTCCGTCGGTCCGGCCGCCCGAAGACACACCGACCACGGCCCTCGCCGAGACCGGGGGCGCGGGCGGCGACCCGACGAGACCGCTGCTTCCCCGGCGCACCACCCAGGAGCACCTGGCCCCACAGCTCCGGGTACCCCCAGTCCCGCGCACGGAGGACGCCTACGCCCCGCACGACCCCGGGCTGATGGCCGCGTTCCAGCGAGGCGTCGGACTCGCCGAGTCGCAGATCGACGGGCCGGACCAGCCGGACCGCGGCCCCGGCTCCGACCGGAGCCCTGGGCTGGACGCCCCGGACCGGACGTCATGGCCGGACCGGGGCATCGAGGGGGACCGGGACGGTCAGGAGGCGCGGCACCGTCGGCAGGCTCGGCCCGTCCCTACCGAGTGGACCGGCCGCACGGCCCAGGACGGCCTGGACGACCGGTCCGTCCCCGCGGCACCCATCGGTCCGGCCGCCCCGACGGCGTCGGCCGTCCCCGCCGCGCCCGGTGGGGACCTGCCTCCCGCCCCGCTGCCGGTGCGCGGCCGGACCCCCGGCTCCACCTGGCCCCTGCCGCTCACGGACCCCCACCAAGACCCCCGCGACGAAGACCCCTTCAAGGAGTAG
- a CDS encoding roadblock/LC7 domain-containing protein translates to MASDMSPSQVPDLDWLLSGLVQRVPFTRSAVLLSADGLVKSVHGMDADSADHMAALAAGLYSLGRSAGARFGDNGEVRQVVVELASTLLFVSTAGSGTCLAVLAGRDADAAVLGYEMAMLVKSVRPYLMTPARQAAGMPGGTGL, encoded by the coding sequence ATGGCGAGCGATATGTCACCCAGTCAGGTACCTGACCTCGACTGGCTGTTGAGCGGACTGGTCCAGCGCGTGCCGTTCACCCGCAGCGCGGTCCTGCTCTCCGCCGACGGGCTGGTCAAGTCGGTGCACGGCATGGACGCCGACAGCGCCGACCACATGGCGGCCCTGGCAGCCGGTCTGTACTCGCTGGGCCGCAGTGCCGGTGCGAGGTTCGGCGACAACGGGGAGGTCCGCCAGGTCGTGGTCGAGCTGGCCTCGACCCTGCTGTTCGTCTCCACCGCCGGCTCCGGCACCTGTCTCGCGGTCCTGGCGGGCCGTGACGCCGACGCCGCGGTGCTCGGCTACGAGATGGCCATGCTGGTCAAGAGCGTCCGGCCCTACCTGATGACCCCCGCCAGACAGGCGGCGGGCATGCCGGGCGGCACAGGACTGTGA
- a CDS encoding DUF742 domain-containing protein — translation MPAPQDGPLLDDAAGRLIRPYTVSDGRTRPTTVLDLLSLVLATGSEPRAHPRIHFGPEHTVALELCDDPVSVAEIAAHLRLPAAVTKVLLSDLVDCGAVTAHPPAFHDMPTDRSLLEAVLDGLRRQL, via the coding sequence GTGCCGGCCCCGCAGGACGGGCCGTTGCTCGACGACGCGGCCGGCCGGCTCATCCGTCCGTACACCGTGAGCGACGGCCGCACCCGGCCGACCACCGTCCTCGATCTGCTCTCGCTGGTCCTGGCCACGGGAAGTGAGCCGCGGGCTCACCCCCGTATCCACTTCGGCCCCGAACACACCGTGGCTCTCGAACTGTGCGACGACCCCGTGTCGGTGGCCGAGATCGCCGCCCATCTGCGACTGCCCGCCGCCGTGACCAAGGTCCTCCTCTCCGACCTGGTGGACTGCGGGGCGGTCACCGCGCACCCGCCGGCCTTCCACGACATGCCCACCGACCGTTCCCTGCTGGAGGCAGTGCTCGATGGTCTACGACGACAGCTCTGA
- a CDS encoding ATP/GTP-binding protein translates to MVYDDSSDSPGSSEIFPVALKILIAGGFGVGKTTFVGAVSDIAPLSTEELLTQVSVATDSLEGIESKTATTVAMDFGRITLDERHVLYLFGTPGQERFWFMWDELSRGALGAVVLADTRRLAECFPAVDFFERRGIGFIVAVNEFDGAHRYEPDEVRAALDLGPAVPVVLCDARTASSSTRALVTLVQHLINATSVPAASSASHGVRP, encoded by the coding sequence ATGGTCTACGACGACAGCTCTGACAGCCCCGGAAGCTCCGAGATCTTTCCCGTCGCGCTCAAGATCCTGATCGCGGGCGGGTTCGGCGTCGGCAAGACCACCTTCGTCGGCGCGGTCAGCGACATCGCGCCCCTCAGCACCGAGGAACTGCTGACCCAGGTCAGTGTCGCGACCGACAGCCTCGAAGGCATCGAGTCCAAGACGGCGACCACCGTCGCCATGGACTTCGGCCGGATCACCCTCGACGAGCGGCACGTGCTGTACCTGTTCGGCACCCCCGGGCAGGAGCGCTTCTGGTTCATGTGGGACGAACTCTCGCGGGGCGCGCTCGGCGCGGTCGTCCTGGCCGACACCCGGCGCCTCGCGGAATGCTTCCCCGCCGTCGACTTCTTCGAGCGGCGCGGCATCGGATTCATCGTCGCGGTCAACGAGTTCGACGGCGCCCACCGCTACGAACCCGATGAGGTACGGGCTGCCCTCGATCTCGGACCGGCGGTCCCGGTGGTGCTCTGCGACGCCAGGACCGCCAGCTCGTCGACCCGGGCGCTCGTCACCCTCGTACAGCACCTCATCAACGCCACCTCCGTACCGGCCGCCTCCTCCGCGAGCCACGGAGTCCGCCCATGA
- a CDS encoding GAF domain-containing protein has product MTRYTTGRLLLTPADPDAGVRARRLRALGLVERSDASFDNFDAFADKVAEVTKTPFSMVNFIDENRQFFAGLHTPDGAHSGADLGAAAAGSSRRSGRYLTRDRGYCPHVVVRRKALVLEDVCDYPRFAGNAVVDDIGIRSYLGAPLIDRTGIALGTVCAVDTVPRPWGRDGLATIKSLARELLGHIDGRVPGEGHG; this is encoded by the coding sequence ATGACCCGCTACACGACCGGCCGGCTGCTGCTCACCCCCGCCGATCCCGACGCCGGGGTCCGGGCCCGACGGCTGCGCGCACTGGGGCTCGTCGAGCGGTCCGACGCCTCGTTCGACAACTTCGACGCCTTCGCGGACAAGGTGGCCGAAGTGACGAAGACGCCCTTCTCGATGGTCAACTTCATCGACGAGAACCGCCAGTTCTTCGCCGGGCTGCACACCCCGGACGGCGCGCACTCCGGAGCCGACCTCGGCGCGGCGGCCGCGGGCAGCAGCCGTCGCAGCGGCCGGTATCTGACCCGCGACCGCGGCTACTGCCCGCACGTGGTCGTACGGCGCAAGGCGCTCGTTCTGGAGGACGTCTGCGACTACCCCCGGTTCGCGGGCAACGCGGTCGTCGACGACATAGGCATCCGCTCGTACCTGGGGGCGCCGCTCATCGACCGTACGGGCATCGCCCTCGGCACGGTCTGCGCCGTCGACACCGTGCCGCGCCCCTGGGGGCGTGACGGGCTGGCCACGATCAAATCGCTGGCGAGAGAACTCCTCGGACACATCGACGGACGTGTGCCGGGGGAGGGGCACGGCTGA
- a CDS encoding TetR/AcrR family transcriptional regulator: MVQTQQGPRARYREQTRSEIKETALRQLAEDGAGALALTRVAKEMGLSGPALYRYFAGRDDLLSALIRDAYDDAAAAIAAAADTATGPTEASAAAAPGPRARLHALAGAYRAWAVAEPHRYLLVQGAPVPGYTAPQDTLVRARAVLGPFLPLFVAGTPGAGVLPVVRQLTDWLRTDTAVAEWVATYAPGAAGDPEASGRAAGGAVLAWTQLHGAVSLEVTGQFAGMGHSGETLLAAQTDMLADAFALD; this comes from the coding sequence ATGGTCCAGACACAGCAAGGGCCACGTGCCCGGTACCGGGAGCAGACGCGGTCCGAGATCAAGGAAACGGCGCTCCGGCAACTCGCCGAGGACGGTGCGGGAGCACTCGCGCTCACCCGGGTCGCCAAGGAGATGGGGCTCTCCGGCCCGGCGCTGTACCGCTACTTCGCGGGGCGTGACGATCTGCTGAGCGCGCTGATCAGGGACGCGTACGACGATGCGGCGGCGGCCATCGCCGCGGCGGCCGACACCGCGACGGGGCCGACGGAGGCGTCCGCCGCGGCGGCGCCCGGGCCGCGGGCGCGGTTGCACGCGCTGGCCGGCGCGTACCGCGCGTGGGCCGTGGCCGAACCACATCGCTATCTGCTGGTCCAGGGCGCTCCGGTGCCCGGATACACCGCCCCGCAGGACACACTCGTCCGGGCCCGCGCGGTGCTCGGCCCGTTCCTTCCGCTGTTCGTGGCGGGAACCCCGGGGGCCGGGGTGCTCCCGGTGGTGCGTCAGCTGACCGACTGGCTGAGGACGGACACCGCGGTGGCGGAGTGGGTCGCCACCTACGCGCCCGGAGCGGCCGGTGATCCGGAGGCGTCGGGCCGGGCCGCGGGCGGGGCCGTACTGGCGTGGACGCAACTGCACGGCGCCGTCAGCCTGGAGGTTACGGGCCAGTTCGCGGGGATGGGCCACAGCGGGGAGACCCTGCTCGCGGCGCAGACGGACATGCTGGCGGACGCGTTCGCGCTCGACTGA
- a CDS encoding NAD-dependent epimerase/dehydratase family protein: MTAAHDLQAVLGAGPAGTALAVELARRGHRVRLVDRAGTGPAIEGVERFSADVSTAEGARAAVDGAAVVHHCVNVGYHLQTEVMPRIQVAVLAAAEAVGARLVVLDTLYPYGETHGVVMTEDTPWNATTRKGRMRAELDARYLAAHREGRLGVVLGRSADFVGPGVLSSTLGAAVFPAALTGGQVPAFGDIDLPHSYTYIGDVAAGLATLGEHPDADGRVWHLPTAPALTTREIFTMIEDRTGRPLDLTAVEEARPFGPFDETFMDEYAEMFYQHTEPQIVDSTAVEEAYGLVPTPLSVALDTTLAWYEEWLTAR; this comes from the coding sequence ATGACCGCCGCACATGATCTCCAGGCAGTGCTCGGTGCCGGACCCGCAGGTACCGCTCTCGCCGTCGAACTGGCCCGCCGCGGCCACCGCGTCCGGCTCGTCGACCGGGCGGGCACCGGACCGGCGATCGAGGGGGTCGAGCGGTTCTCCGCCGACGTCTCCACGGCCGAGGGCGCCCGGGCCGCCGTGGACGGAGCGGCCGTCGTCCATCACTGCGTCAACGTCGGCTACCACCTCCAGACCGAGGTCATGCCACGGATACAGGTGGCCGTCCTCGCCGCTGCCGAAGCGGTCGGCGCCCGGCTCGTCGTGCTCGACACGCTCTACCCGTACGGGGAGACGCACGGCGTGGTCATGACCGAGGACACTCCGTGGAACGCCACCACCCGCAAGGGCCGGATGCGCGCCGAACTGGACGCCCGCTACCTCGCCGCACACCGCGAGGGTCGGCTGGGCGTCGTCCTGGGCCGGTCGGCCGACTTCGTCGGGCCCGGCGTCCTCAGCTCCACGCTGGGCGCCGCGGTCTTCCCGGCGGCGCTGACCGGGGGACAGGTGCCCGCGTTCGGCGACATCGACCTGCCGCACAGCTACACGTACATCGGTGATGTCGCCGCCGGTCTCGCCACGCTCGGCGAACATCCCGACGCCGACGGGCGCGTCTGGCACCTCCCGACGGCGCCGGCCCTCACCACCCGGGAGATCTTCACGATGATCGAGGACCGGACCGGCAGGCCGCTCGATCTCACCGCCGTCGAGGAAGCGCGACCGTTCGGGCCGTTCGACGAGACGTTCATGGACGAGTACGCCGAGATGTTCTACCAGCACACCGAGCCGCAGATCGTCGACTCCACCGCCGTCGAGGAGGCGTACGGACTCGTGCCGACCCCGCTCTCCGTCGCCCTGGACACCACTCTCGCCTGGTACGAGGAGTGGCTGACCGCCCGGTGA
- a CDS encoding transketolase: MDTMRDRFIATTSRLLDEDPRLALVLAEISRDGFDSAERAHPRRVINVGIREQLLIGAGAGIALTGLRPIVHTFASFLVERPFEQVKLDFGHQGVGGVLVSAGASYDWPAGGFTHMSPGDVALMDTLDGWAVHVPGHPDEAEALLRRAAAGDGRDYVRLSLQANARPRPVTGSGSGSGSGFLTVREGSAAVVVAIGPMLDDVLAATEGLDVSVLYATTVRPFDAAALRRAAGTGASVDVVLVEPYLAGTSTAAANDALADLPHRVLGLGVGRAELRRYGQLDEHLTAHGLDASGLRERITRFLTP; this comes from the coding sequence ATGGACACGATGCGTGACCGATTCATCGCGACCACGTCGCGACTGCTCGACGAGGACCCCCGGCTCGCCCTGGTGCTGGCCGAAATCAGCAGGGACGGCTTCGACAGCGCCGAGCGGGCCCATCCGCGGCGGGTGATCAACGTCGGCATCCGGGAGCAGCTGCTCATCGGGGCGGGCGCGGGGATCGCGCTGACCGGACTGCGGCCGATCGTGCACACCTTCGCCAGCTTCCTGGTGGAGCGGCCGTTCGAGCAGGTGAAGCTGGACTTCGGCCATCAGGGCGTGGGCGGTGTGCTGGTCAGCGCCGGTGCGTCGTACGACTGGCCGGCCGGCGGTTTCACCCATATGTCGCCGGGTGACGTCGCGTTGATGGACACCCTGGACGGCTGGGCGGTACACGTCCCCGGCCACCCCGACGAGGCCGAGGCCCTGCTGCGCAGGGCGGCGGCCGGGGACGGCCGGGACTATGTGCGCCTCTCCCTCCAGGCGAACGCCCGGCCCCGGCCGGTCACCGGCAGCGGCAGCGGCAGCGGCAGCGGCTTTCTGACGGTGCGCGAAGGGAGCGCCGCGGTGGTGGTCGCGATCGGGCCGATGCTCGACGACGTCCTCGCGGCCACCGAGGGGCTCGACGTCTCCGTGCTGTACGCGACAACCGTGCGGCCGTTCGACGCGGCGGCGCTGCGGCGGGCGGCCGGGACCGGGGCGAGCGTGGACGTGGTGCTCGTCGAGCCGTACCTCGCGGGTACGTCGACCGCCGCCGCCAACGACGCGCTCGCCGATCTGCCGCACCGGGTGCTGGGCCTCGGGGTGGGTCGGGCCGAGCTGCGCCGGTACGGGCAGCTGGACGAGCATCTGACGGCGCACGGTCTCGACGCGAGTGGACTGCGGGAGCGGATCACCCGCTTCCTCACTCCCTGA
- a CDS encoding transketolase, whose translation MTNTTTAPVPGYADLNRLMSLMTGDEKHGPAATSTLDVLWVLYDRVLRVSPETFGARDRDRFLLSKGHGPMAYYAVLAARGFFDQELLPGFGSYDSPLGHHPDRTLVPGAEIGSGSLGHGLPLAVGTVLGLRAQGLTGPRVWVLTGDAELDEGSNHEAIAYAAPAGLDQLHTVVIDNASATHGTPGGSAARFEAAGWVARTVDGRDHEALYEAFTAPHPGRPLAVIAQVDPKN comes from the coding sequence ATGACGAACACGACCACCGCCCCGGTGCCGGGGTACGCCGATCTGAACCGGCTGATGAGCCTCATGACGGGCGACGAGAAGCACGGCCCCGCCGCCACCTCCACCCTGGACGTCCTCTGGGTGCTGTACGACCGGGTCCTGCGGGTCTCGCCCGAGACCTTCGGCGCGCGGGACCGGGACCGGTTCCTGCTGTCGAAGGGACACGGTCCTATGGCGTACTACGCCGTGCTGGCGGCGCGCGGCTTCTTCGACCAGGAGCTGCTGCCGGGCTTCGGCTCGTACGACTCGCCGCTCGGTCATCACCCGGACCGGACGCTCGTACCGGGCGCCGAGATCGGGAGCGGTTCGCTGGGGCACGGACTCCCGCTGGCGGTGGGGACCGTACTCGGACTGCGGGCCCAGGGGCTGACCGGTCCTCGGGTGTGGGTGCTGACCGGTGACGCGGAGCTGGACGAGGGCAGCAACCACGAGGCCATCGCCTACGCCGCCCCCGCCGGGCTCGACCAACTGCACACGGTGGTGATCGACAACGCCTCGGCGACCCATGGCACTCCCGGCGGGAGCGCGGCCCGGTTCGAGGCCGCCGGATGGGTGGCCAGGACGGTGGACGGCCGGGACCACGAAGCGCTGTACGAGGCGTTCACCGCACCGCACCCGGGCCGGCCCCTGGCCGTGATCGCCCAGGTCGACCCCAAGAACTGA
- a CDS encoding YbdK family carboxylate-amine ligase has product MGDSGEACAGSGGEVATVGVEEEHFLVRADTRAVVPAGPRVADRAAGELGDQVSREFTDLQVEVRTTPCATVDELHAQLMRLRRGLAASAATEGVRVCPSGTPVIGGGSGVPVGDHSRYRAGVDLFRSMMDDFAVCALHVHVFLPDRDVAVLAGNHLRVWLPLLVEMSANSPFHDGRATGFVSWRSVMRLRFPGLGPPPYVESFDDYRRTAVAMAEVGGMSFAELPFWDIRPHPRLPTLEVRCMDVPADPADSAAIAAVVRALVVTAARLVERGDPGPRRSGELLRAAYWYGTRDGWKGRGMDALSGRMLPATERARRLLDHTGAALEELGDLERVIAFLDRLAICGTGAHRQRAAHRAGGLHAVVDDLVGWTTDPGTGPARHGDGPGPAAGQARAPA; this is encoded by the coding sequence GTGGGAGACAGCGGCGAGGCGTGCGCGGGGTCCGGTGGCGAAGTGGCGACGGTGGGGGTGGAGGAGGAGCACTTCCTGGTGCGGGCCGACACCCGTGCCGTGGTGCCGGCCGGGCCGCGGGTGGCGGACCGGGCCGCCGGGGAGCTGGGGGATCAGGTGTCCAGGGAGTTCACGGACCTCCAGGTCGAGGTGCGCACGACGCCGTGCGCGACGGTGGACGAACTGCACGCCCAGTTGATGCGGCTGCGCCGGGGGCTGGCCGCGTCCGCGGCGACGGAGGGAGTGCGGGTGTGCCCTTCCGGAACGCCTGTGATCGGGGGCGGTTCCGGGGTGCCCGTGGGGGATCATTCCCGGTATCGGGCCGGTGTGGATCTGTTCCGGTCGATGATGGACGACTTCGCGGTGTGCGCGCTGCACGTCCACGTGTTTCTGCCGGACCGGGACGTGGCGGTCCTGGCCGGCAACCATCTGCGGGTGTGGCTGCCGTTGCTGGTGGAGATGAGCGCGAATTCGCCGTTCCACGACGGCCGGGCCACCGGGTTCGTGAGCTGGCGGTCGGTGATGCGCCTGCGCTTTCCCGGTCTGGGGCCGCCGCCGTACGTCGAGTCCTTCGACGACTACCGGCGCACCGCCGTGGCCATGGCCGAGGTGGGCGGGATGTCCTTCGCCGAACTGCCTTTCTGGGACATCCGTCCGCACCCGCGCCTGCCGACCTTGGAGGTGCGGTGCATGGACGTCCCCGCTGACCCCGCCGACTCCGCGGCGATCGCGGCTGTCGTGCGTGCGCTGGTGGTGACCGCCGCCCGGCTGGTGGAGCGGGGCGACCCGGGCCCGCGGCGCAGCGGCGAACTGCTGCGTGCGGCCTACTGGTACGGCACGCGCGACGGCTGGAAGGGACGGGGCATGGACGCGCTTTCCGGACGGATGCTGCCCGCGACCGAACGCGCCCGGCGGCTTCTGGACCATACCGGCGCGGCGCTGGAGGAACTGGGCGACCTGGAGAGGGTCATCGCCTTCCTCGACCGGCTGGCCATCTGCGGGACCGGGGCGCACCGTCAGCGTGCCGCCCACCGGGCAGGCGGCCTCCACGCGGTGGTGGACGACCTGGTGGGATGGACGACGGACCCCGGCACCGGCCCCGCGCGGCATGGCGACGGCCCCGGCCCTGCGGCAGGTCAGGCGCGAGCCCCCGCCTGA
- a CDS encoding 2OG-Fe dioxygenase family protein: MDDIANPHSPAAATTAAPTDRPAGAVRPADGTPDPAAGITSPGSGTNVRRDGYARLRAADLGVDTEALAGDFAQLAHAYQGLPADPYAPDTNRFRRYSHAVHLPWNGELSFIPGTPDTEFGTVTEYWQDEHNPEYPRVRRRLPDIPPALHGNRLLNALIRADLDQALWLEDLRRVPVYIGVHMITLAVRNQKQVAVSSPNCLHQDGGSPATFTFAHLIGCHDINGGENVIATPESAGRQPDTLPAHAVHARFMMTEPLDGYGVHDHRVSHYVAPVSLANGKDSGRRDILIIGIAPYTPGL; the protein is encoded by the coding sequence ATGGACGACATCGCGAACCCGCACAGCCCGGCGGCCGCCACCACGGCCGCGCCCACGGACCGACCGGCCGGGGCCGTCCGCCCGGCGGACGGCACCCCCGATCCGGCCGCCGGAATCACGTCCCCGGGCAGTGGCACGAACGTGCGCCGCGACGGCTACGCCCGTCTGCGCGCCGCCGACCTGGGAGTGGACACCGAGGCCCTGGCCGGGGACTTCGCCCAGCTCGCCCATGCCTACCAGGGCCTGCCGGCTGACCCCTACGCACCTGACACCAACCGGTTCCGCCGTTACTCCCACGCGGTCCACCTCCCCTGGAACGGCGAGCTGTCCTTCATCCCCGGCACTCCCGACACCGAATTCGGCACCGTCACCGAGTACTGGCAGGACGAGCACAACCCCGAGTACCCCCGGGTCCGCCGCAGGCTGCCCGACATCCCGCCGGCGCTGCACGGCAACCGCCTGCTGAACGCCCTCATCCGCGCCGACCTCGACCAGGCACTGTGGCTGGAGGACCTCCGCCGTGTGCCCGTCTACATCGGCGTCCACATGATCACGCTGGCCGTCCGCAACCAGAAGCAGGTGGCGGTCTCCTCACCGAACTGCTTGCACCAGGACGGCGGCTCACCGGCCACCTTCACGTTCGCCCACCTCATCGGCTGCCACGACATCAACGGCGGTGAGAACGTCATCGCCACCCCGGAGAGCGCCGGCCGGCAACCTGACACGCTGCCCGCTCACGCCGTCCACGCCCGCTTCATGATGACCGAACCGCTGGACGGCTACGGCGTGCACGACCACCGCGTCAGCCACTACGTAGCCCCGGTCAGCCTCGCGAACGGCAAGGACAGCGGCCGACGCGACATCCTCATCATCGGCATCGCCCCCTACACACCCGGGCTGTAG
- a CDS encoding LUD domain-containing protein yields the protein MTPTARETVLGRVRDALALAPAPRTTVPRAYRTGRTLPDDERLALLTDRLTDYRAQVHVCTADRTAETVAAVLRGRGARRIGVPAGLDERWLTAYEGEVQRDAADIPAPRLDALDAVVTASAVSCAETGTIFLDGSSDQGRRALTLVPDLHVCVVDLSSVEVGVAETVARLVPGRPTTLISGPSATSDIELERVEGVHGPRTLDVLIRTDV from the coding sequence GTGACACCGACCGCCCGCGAGACGGTACTGGGCCGGGTCCGCGACGCCCTCGCCCTCGCACCCGCCCCCAGGACCACCGTGCCCCGCGCGTACCGCACCGGCCGCACCCTCCCGGACGACGAACGCCTCGCTCTCCTCACCGACCGGCTCACCGACTACCGGGCCCAGGTCCACGTCTGCACCGCGGACCGCACCGCCGAGACCGTCGCCGCCGTGCTGCGCGGGCGCGGCGCCCGGCGGATCGGGGTGCCCGCCGGACTCGACGAGAGGTGGCTCACCGCCTACGAGGGCGAGGTCCAGCGGGACGCGGCGGACATCCCGGCGCCCCGGCTCGACGCCCTCGACGCAGTGGTGACGGCCTCCGCCGTGAGCTGCGCCGAGACCGGCACGATCTTCCTGGACGGCTCATCCGACCAGGGGCGACGGGCCCTGACGCTCGTGCCCGACCTGCATGTGTGTGTCGTCGACCTGTCGTCGGTCGAGGTCGGGGTGGCCGAGACGGTCGCCCGGCTGGTGCCCGGGCGGCCGACCACACTGATCAGCGGACCGTCGGCCACCTCCGACATCGAGCTGGAGCGGGTCGAGGGCGTGCACGGGCCACGCACCCTGGACGTCCTGATCCGCACCGACGTCTGA